The proteins below come from a single Eremothecium sinecaudum strain ATCC 58844 chromosome II, complete sequence genomic window:
- the MDE1 gene encoding methylthioribulose 1-phosphate dehydratase MDE1 (Syntenic homolog of Ashbya gossypii ACL126W; Syntenic homolog of Saccharomyces cerevisiae YJR024C (MDE1)) codes for MALYLDGCQCASKQVDDSTNKDPLVHSKDPKHPANIICQLCRLFYSNNWITGTGGGISVKHPLTGHIYIAPSGVQKEQLQPEEMFVMDPKTEDYIRTPEGYKPSACTPLFMSCYRQRNAAAVIHTHSQHAVMCSLFFDKVFEIANIEQIKALPSGQKDPVTGKDINLSFFDTLHIPIIENTAHEEDLTDGLNEALAAYPNATAVIVRRHGMYVWGPTLDKAKVYNEAIDYLLELATKMHQLGIPPACAIGEEKKYVKTY; via the coding sequence ATGGCGCTCTATTTGGACGGTTGTCAGTGTGCATCAAAGCAAGTTGACGATTCCACTAACAAAGACCCTCTTGTTCATTCAAAAGACCCAAAGCATCCTGCAAATATCATTTGCCAGCTATGTAGACTCTTTTACAGTAACAATTGGATTACTGGGACTGGCGGTGGTATTTCAGTGAAGCATCCTTTGACTGGACATATCTATATTGCTCCTTCTGGTGTACAGAAAGAGCAACTGCAGCCTGAGGAAATGTTCGTTATGGACCCTAAAACCGAGGACTATATCCGTACTCCTGAGGGCTACAAGCCAAGTGCATGTACTCCACTATTCATGTCATGCTACAGACAGCGTAACGCCGCCGCTGTGATCCATACTCATTCTCAACATGCCGTGATGTGCTCTCTATTCTTCGACAAAGTCTTTGAAATTGCTAATATAGAGCAGATCAAGGCTTTGCCTAGTGGTCAGAAAGACCCGGTAACTGGTAAGGACATTAACTTGTCTTTCTTTGATACTTTACACATTCCAATTATTGAGAATACTGCCCATGAAGAAGACTTGACCGATGGTCTGAATGAGGCCCTTGCAGCGTACCCTAACGCAACAGCCGTTATTGTCCGTAGACACGGAATGTATGTCTGGGGACCTACTCTAGATAAGGCCAAGGTTTACAACGAGGCAATCGACTACTTGTTAGAACTTGCCACCAAGATGCACCAATTGGGCATTCCACCTGCATGCGCTATTGGGGAAGAGAAGAAGTACGTGAAAACATACTGA
- the LSM8 gene encoding U4/U6-U5 snRNP complex subunit LSM8 (Syntenic homolog of Ashbya gossypii ACL125C; Syntenic homolog of Saccharomyces cerevisiae YJR022W (LSM8)), translating into MSPLLKDYLNQRVVIITTDGQCLLATLSGFDKSINLLLSDVKERFTQSSIAGAYVLQGSQVVCCGPFEDSGSDSTEEVAQLQNTKNIVDREHEIWKEVWRTEHGDAL; encoded by the coding sequence ATGTCCCCACTACTCAAGGACTATCTGAATCAAAGGGTTGTTATTATAACCACGGATGGTCAATGCCTATTGGCTACATTGTCAGGTTTCGACAAATCTATTAATCTTTTACTCTCTGACGTGAAAGAAAGATTTACTCAATCAAGCATTGCTGGTGCATATGTCCTTCAAGGCTCTCAGGTGGTATGCTGTGGGCCATTTGAGGATTCTGGGAGTGATTCCACTGAGGAAGTTGCCCAATTGCAAAATACGAAGAATATAGTTGACAGGGAACATGAAATATGGAAGGAAGTATGGAGAACTGAGCATGGCGATGCACTGTAA
- the REC107 gene encoding Rec107p (Syntenic homolog of Ashbya gossypii ACL124W; Syntenic homolog of Saccharomyces cerevisiae YJR021C (REC107); 1-intron in Ashbya gossypii): MTDRLATSDTENGSSPLKHLDDTDRQILEWAGKLEMESIDLREKAGDLLSELRKRCNELNVTQKGIVDWKNTMNDELTSFKEEVLRALQDKHKVLLGEIRKTQNSGGSGSRSKSTVQLPPLSAGEMDKFSSRIIKSFETRQNRWLKEFQSTQQVLYNVTVQMDRVTEVLGNMSRDLQNLTERQVTLEQELVNQRYEHNQHNLSTPPPSFVASRKRSASPTPRGVTLSKTRDKVNKTRYIIPWEDISDQEL; this comes from the exons ATGACTGATAGATTGGCTACTAGTGATACAGAAAATGGCAGTTCTCCTCTTAAACATTTGGATGATACTGATAGGCAGATCCTTGAATGGGCAGGAAAGCTTGAAATGGAGTCCATAGATCTACGAGAAAAAGCAGGTGATCTGTTGAGTGAGCTGCGGAAACGCTGTAACGAGCTCAATGTGACTCAAAAAGGTATTGTGGATTGGAAGAACACTATGAATGATGAATTAACGT CctttaaagaagaagtGCTAAGGGCCTTACAGGATAAGCATAAGGTGCTGCTAGGTGAAATAAGGAAAACGCAGAACTCTGGCGGCTCGGGATCACGTTCCAAGAGTACTGTGCAGTTGCCGCCGTTGTCCGCGGGAGAAATGGACAAGTTCTCATCTAGAATCATTAAAAGCTTTGAAACTAGGCAGAATAGGTGGTTGAAGGAGTTCCAATCGACACAGCAGGTACTGTATAATGTTACTGTTCAGATGGATCGAGTTACTGAGGTGCTAGGAAACATGTCACGGGACTTGCAAAACTTAACAGAACGCCAAGTTACGTTAGAGCAGGAGCTTGTAAATCAGAGGTATGAGCATAATCAGCATAATTTATCGACACCACCTCCAAGCTTCGTTGCTAGTCGTAAGCGTTCGGCTTCTCCCACACCTCGTGGTGTTACATTGAGCAAGACAAGGGACAAAGTAAATAAAACTCGATACATTATTCCATGGGAAGACATATCTGACCAGGAACTATAG
- the TDA10 gene encoding putative ATP-dependent kinase (Syntenic homolog of Ashbya gossypii ACL123C; Syntenic homolog of Saccharomyces cerevisiae YGR205W (TDA10)): protein MPSSTIDTILSFVDVKVPEALAQRKGPGPLFILISGIQGSGKSYNAYRLFEHLSKHYKTLNISIDDFYLPHNEQLALSKKYEQNPLLQGRGLPGTHDLDLLEAVIKRLNSPEPGVLVIPKYNKAAFNGEGDRAGYAKVKKPIDIVILEGWFLGFQSIPEAKLALFAGENTNSSLALINQFLRRYETILWKNSELNTLGIVLAADDIQNVYTWRVQQEHELIKNTGSGMTDEQVSQFLTRYMQCYKIYYDRFVRSRALGNICNLIIGLDLQRTTTYVLL from the coding sequence ATGCCTTCCTCAACAATTGATACTATCCTTTCGTTTGTCGATGTTAAAGTACCCGAGGCTTTGGCTCAACGAAAAGGCCCTGGGCCCCTTTTTATCTTAATTTCTGGAATACAAGGATCAGGCAAGTCATATAACGCTTACAGGTTGTTTGAGCATTTAAGTAAGCATTATAAAACCTTAAACATCTCTATAGATGATTTCTATCTGCCTCACAATGAACAATTGGCATTGAGTAAAAAGTATGAACAGAATCCTTTATTACAGGGAAGAGGACTTCCTGGTACTCATGATCTAGATCTGCTTGAAGCTGTCATCAAGAGATTGAATAGTCCAGAACCTGGAGTTCTGGTTATCCCGAAATACAATAAGGCTGCTTTTAATGGAGAAGGTGACCGCGCAGGGTATGCTAAAGTCAAAAAGCCAATTGACATTGTGATCCTGGAGGGGTGGTTTCTCGGATTCCAGTCTATACCAGAGGCTAAATTGGCTCTATTCGCAGGTGAAAACACCAATAGTTCCCTCGCCCTAATTAATCAGTTCCTCCGCAGGTATGAAACTATCCTGTGGAAGAATTCCGAGCTCAACACATTAGGGATCGTGCTTGCCGCTGATGACATTCAAAACGTTTATACCTGGCGAGTCCAGCAAGAGCATGAACTGATTAAAAACACAGGCAGTGGCATGACCGATGAACAAGTGTCTCAATTTCTTACTCGCTATATGCAGTGTTATAAGATCTACTACGACAGGTTCGTACGTAGTCGCGCATTAGGCAACATTTGCAACCTAATAATTGGACTCGACCTGCAGCGTACCACCACCTACGTACTTCTATAG
- the ADE3 gene encoding trifunctional formate-tetrahydrofolate ligase/methenyltetrahydrofolate cyclohydrolase/methylenetetrahydrofolate dehydrogenase ADE3 (Syntenic homolog of Ashbya gossypii ACL121C; Syntenic homolog of Saccharomyces cerevisiae YGR204W (ADE3)): MAIIDGKAIAATIRGEIADEISKLKKNDPSFKAKMTLIQVGARPDSSTYVRMKRKAAAEAGITVNFVHMEDTVSENEVLAVINDNNADKTVHGILVQLPLPKHINEHRVTSAVLPTKDIDGFGPYNIGELNSRNGTPYFHPCTPKGVIELLQRSGVKISGANAVVLGRSDIVGIPVSALLRSLDATVTMLHSKSQNIPQHVAHADIIVAAVGQAEFVKGDWLQNPDAVIIDVGINSIEDSTKKSGYRCVGDVEFSKALDKVKLITPVPGGVGPMTVAMLMQNTLLAAKRAAEVSEPFTPLPLDLVQPVPCDFEISRSQNPKDITTVASEAGILPSELEPYGKVKAKVQLDVLNRLKARENGKYILVTGITPTPLGEGKSTTTIGLVQALGAHLKKVAFANVRQPSMGPSFGIKGGAAGGGYSQVIPMDEFNMHVTGDIHAISIATNLLAAAIDSRMFHEGTQKDQALYKRLVPAKNGVRKFLPTMLKRLAKLGIDKTDPDSLTPDEIRQFSRLDIDPSSITWKRVVDCNDRFLRGITVGQAPTERGFTRETGFEISVASECMAILALSNSLSDLRERLGKIVVASNKAGEPVTCEDIGCAGAMAALMKDAIKPTLMQTLEGTPVFVHAGPFANISIGASSIIADKIALKLAGVDPEASEEEKKQQVGYVVTEAGFDFTMGGERFLNIKCRSSGLSPDVIVIVATVRALKVHGGGAEVKAGAPLPSEYSTENVELLRKGCSNLAKQIQNARAYNVPVVVAINKISSDTDLEHEVIKEESIKAGAVDAVIANHWAEGGKGAVDLANAVIKATELPSQDFKYLYDDKSLGIEEKLRCIAREMYGAADISLSDEAKNKIDLYAKQGFGDLPVCIAKTQYSLSHDASLKGVPTDYIFPIRDVKASIGAGYLYALAAEIQTIPGLPTHCGFMNIELNEDGEIEGMF; encoded by the coding sequence ATGGCTATTATTGATGGTAAGGCGATAGCCGCCACAATTCGTGGTGAGATTGCCGACGAAATCTCTAAgttaaagaaaaatgatcCTAGCTTCAAGGCTAAAATGACTCTAATACAAGTGGGTGCTAGACCTGATTCCAGTACTTACGTTCGTATGAAGCGGAAGGCTGCAGCAGAAGCTGGCATAACTGTCAACTTTGTTCATATGGAAGATACTGTTAGTGAAAATGAAGTGTTGGCGGTTATTAACGACAATAACGCCGATAAGACCGTTCACGGTATATTGGTTCAATTGCCCTTACCTAAGCACATAAACGAGCACCGTGTGACTTCTGCTGTTTTACCAACAAAGGATATTGATGGTTTTGGCCCTTATAATATTGGCGAGTTGAATAGCAGGAATGGAACCCCTTATTTTCATCCTTGTACACCTAAAGGTGTAATAGAATTGCTCCAGCGGTCAGGTGTGAAGATTTCCGGGGCCAATGCTGTGGTTTTGGGTAGATCTGATATTGTCGGGATACCTGTTTCTGCATTGCTCAGATCTTTAGATGCCACAGTAACTATGTTGCACTCCAAATCGCAGAATATCCCTCAACATGTTGCACATGCGGATATTATAGTTGCGGCTGTAGGTCAGGCCGAGTTTGTTAAGGGCGATTGGCTACAAAACCCGGATGCGGTTATTATTGATGTTGGCATTAATAGTATTGAAGACAGTACGAAAAAGTCTGGTTATAGGTGTGTTGGTGATGTTGAGTTTTCCAAGGCATTGGATAAGGTCAAACTTATAACGCCTGTTCCCGGAGGAGTGGGCCCTATGACCGTTGCTATGTTAATGCAAAACACTCTTCTAGCTGCCAAGAGGGCTGCGGAAGTGTCCGAACCCTTCACCCCATTACCTTTGGATTTGGTTCAGCCAGTTCCATGTGATTTTGAAATCTCCAGATCGCAGAACCCAAAAGATATCACTACTGTTGCTTCAGAGGCCGGTATTTTGCCCTCTGAACTCGAGCCATATGGTAAGGTTAAAGCGAAGGTTCAATTGGATGTTCTAAATAGGTTGAAGGCGCGCGAAAATGGTAAATACATCTTGGTTACTGGTATAACTCCAACACCATTAGGAGAAGGTAAGTCCACTACTACTATTGGCTTAGTGCAAGCACTTGGAGCTCATTTGAAAAAGGTTGCTTTTGCCAATGTGCGCCAACCATCTATGGGGCCATCATTTGGTATAAAAGGCGGTGCTGCCGGTGGTGGTTATTCTCAAGTTATTCCAATGGATGAGTTCAATATGCATGTTACAGGTGACATCCACGCTATTTCCATTGCAACAAACCTTTTGGCGGCTGCAATTGACAGCAGAATGTTCCACGAAGGTACACAGAAGGATCAGGCGCTATATAAGAGATTAGTCCCAGCCAAAAATGGCGTGAGGAAGTTCTTACCAACGATGTTGAAAAGACTTGCTAAACTAGGAATTGATAAGACTGACCCAGACAGCTTAACACCTGATGAAATCAGACAATTCTCAAGATTAGACATTGATCCATCATCAATAACCTGGAAACGTGTTGTTGACTGTAACGACAGGTTTTTGAGAGGTATTACTGTAGGCCAGGCTCCAACGGAGCGCGGGTTCACCAGAGAAACTGGGTTCGAAATTTCTGTTGCATCTGAGTGTATGGCTATCCTAGCTTTGTCGAACTCTCTAAGTGATCTAAGGGAAAGATTAGGAAAAATTGTTGTGGCTTCTAACAAAGCAGGCGAACCAGTTACTTGTGAGGATATTGGCTGTGCTGGTGCAATGGCGGCTTTGATGAAAGATGCCATCAAGCCAACTCTAATGCAAACCCTAGAGGGCACACCAGTTTTCGTTCATGCTGGTCCATTTGCTAATATTTCCATTGGTGCTAGTTCAATTATTGCTGATAAAATAGCATTAAAACTAGCGGGAGTGGACCCAGAAGCttcagaagaagagaagaaaCAACAAGTCGGTTATGTTGTGACCGAGGCTGGTTTCGACTTCACGATGGGGGGCGAGAGATTCTTGAACATTAAGTGCAGATCGAGCGGTCTATCACCAGACGTCATTGTGATTGTGGCAACAGTTCGTGCATTGAAGGTTCATGGAGGAGGTGCAGAGGTTAAAGCAGGTGCGCCACTTCCTTCTGAGTATAGTACTGAAAACGTCGAATTACTGAGAAAGGGCTGTTCAAACCTGGCTAAACAGATACAAAATGCTAGAGCTTATAACGTTCCTGTAGTAGTTGCCATTAACAAAATATCATCAGACACTGATCTTGAACATGAAGTTATCAAGGAAGAGTCAATTAAAGCCGGCGCTGTGGATGCAGTTATTGCAAACCACTGGGCTGAAGGTGGAAAAGGTGCTGTGGATCTTGCTAACGCGGTTATCAAGGCTACGGAATTGCCATCTCAGGATTTCAAATACTTATATGACGACAAATCTTTGGGCATCGAAGAGAAGCTTCGTTGCATTGCCAGGGAGATGTACGGTGCAGCAGATATTAGCCTTTCTGATGAGGCTAAAAACAAGATTGATCTATATGCAAAACAAGGTTTCGGAGATCTACCTGTGTGTATCGCCAAAACTCAGTATTCCTTATCTCATGACGCCTCATTGAAAGGTGTCCCAACAGACTATATATTCCCAATTAGAGATGTTAAGGCATCCATCGGTGCTGGTTATCTATATGCTCTAGCAGCTGAAATTCAGACTATTCCTGGTCTACCAACCCATTGTGGGTTTATGAACATCGAGCTTAACGAAGATGGCGAGATTGAAGGCATGTTCTAA
- the ESS1 gene encoding peptidylprolyl isomerase ESS1 (Syntenic homolog of Ashbya gossypii ACL120W; Syntenic homolog of Saccharomyces cerevisiae YJR017C (ESS1)) yields MTSETGLPAPWTVRFSKTRKREYYFNPETKQSQWELPEGTDSKKLEEYLENNPVKVRCLHLLIKHKGSRRPASHRNSQISITKEEAIEELKKYALKYTEGARFEDLAVERSDCSSYKKGGDLGFFGRGEMQAEFEKVAFSLKVGEVSGIADSDSGVHLIKRVA; encoded by the coding sequence ATGACTAGTGAAACTGGCTTACCAGCGCCATGGACTGTGCGTTTCAGCAAAACACGTAAAAGAGAGTACTATTTCAACCCAGAGACTAAGCAGTCCCAGTGGGAGCTTCCAGAGGGTACTGACAGCAAAAAGCTAGAGGAATACCTAGAGAATAATCCTGTGAAGGTCAGATGTCTACACTTGTTGATCAAGCATAAAGGATCACGTAGACCGGCTTCTCATCGCAATAGCCAAATTAGCATAACAAAGGAGGAGGCAATTGAAGAGCTAAAGAAGTATGCTTTGAAGTATACTGAAGGGGCTAGGTTTGAGGATCTGGCTGTAGAGAGGAGCGATTGTTCGTCGTATAAGAAGGGAGGAGACTTGGGATTCTTTGGTAGGGGGGAAATGCAAGCTGAGTTTGAAAAAGTAGCCTTCTCCTTGAAAGTAGGAGAAGTAAGTGGAATTGCGGACTCCGATAGCGGAGTGCATTTGATCAAACGTGTGGCTTAA
- the YCH1 gene encoding phosphatase YCH1 (Syntenic homolog of Ashbya gossypii ACL119C; Syntenic homolog of Saccharomyces cerevisiae YGR203W (YCH1)): MSASNISRIKYLNPKDLYRWIKIGHVDREPFQVIDVRGSDYIGGHISGSWNYPYGRIKREPELLNELKSKLEEKLPGEGQKSVVHCVFHCAQSQQRGPSTAMRFLRSIPEDQLHLFEIWILRGGFNEWQSMYGQDSSVTQDYVPDLW, encoded by the coding sequence ATGTCGGCATCAAACATATCTCGGATTAAGTATCTAAACCCTAAGGATCTATATCGTTGGATAAAGATAGGACATGTAGACCGTGAGCCATTTCAAGTTATAGATGTTAGAGGCAGCGACTATATTGGCGGCCACATATCAGGCAGTTGGAATTACCCTTATGGCCGAATCAAAAGAGAACCGGAGCTTCTAAACGAGCTAAAAAGCAAGCTTGAGGAAAAGCTTCCAGGTGAAGGTCAAAAATCTGTTGTGCACTGTGTGTTCCATTGCGCTCAATCCCAGCAAAGAGGCCCTTCCACGGCGATGCGGTTCTTAAGGTCAATTCCTGAAGACCAGCTCCATCTTTTCGAGATCTGGATACTCAGAGGTGGCTTCAACGAATGGCAGAGTATGTATGGCCAAGATAGTTCCGTTACACAGGATTACGTACCTGATCTATGGTAA
- the PCT1 gene encoding choline-phosphate cytidylyltransferase (Syntenic homolog of Ashbya gossypii ACL118C; Syntenic homolog of Saccharomyces cerevisiae YGR202C (PCT1)): MMGPATHQGSLKQRLSHTSLTNLFKLNRKEPEYEKKITEDEEVVMFTVPKDTRPGTVNTDVNRLKRSSSVRGVEEEESDEDNKRQSKKRHTDREDLERQLDEAIPEEYRKFRPRGFPFNLPPTDRPVRIYADGVFDLFHLGHMKQLEQCKKSFPNVTLVCGVPSDKVTHKLKGLTVLTDAQRCESLMHCRWVDEVIKDAPWCVTPEFLEEHKIDYVAHDDLPYSSADSDDIYKPIKETGKFLATQRTTGISTSDIITKIIRDYDKYLMRNFARGATRHELNVSWLKKNELEFRKHVQDFRSYFKKNQEKLNDASKDLYFEVREMLLKKTLGRSLYSKLVGSPPKRQRTLRGGSPATEFAHIYTGEAPGNGLVTTSSESDEEHLNRAGSMLSHLDRWLHDTPHSTPQDTPQDTPYDTADESD; encoded by the coding sequence ATGATGGGACCCGCGACACATCAAGGGTCTTTAAAACAACGTCTTTCGCATACTTCACTTACAAATTTGTTCAAACTTAATAGAAAAGAACCTGAATAcgaaaaaaaaattactgAGGACGAAGAAGTTGTGATGTTTACTGTTCCTAAGGATACGAGACCAGGTACTGTTAATACAGATGTTAATCGTCTTAAACGGTCCAGTTCCGTTAGAGGGGTAGAAGAAGAGGAGAGTGATGAAGATAATAAGCGTCAAAGCAAGAAAAGGCATACTGATCGGGAGGACTTGGAGAGGCAATTGGATGAAGCAATCCCAGAGGAATATCGTAAGTTCCGTCCTCGAGGATTTCCCTTCAACCTTCCTCCTACTGATAGACCAGTTCGGATTTATGCGGATGGAGTTTTCGATCTATTCCATTTGGGTCATATGAAGCAATTGGAGCAGTGTAAAAAGTCATTCCCTAATGTGACTTTAGTTTGTGGTGTTCCTAGTGATAAGGTGACACATAAGTTAAAGGGTTTAACTGTACTTACCGACGCACAAAGGTGTGAATCCCTAATGCACTGTCGGTGGGTGGACGAGGTTATTAAAGACGCGCCGTGGTGCGTTACGCCTGAATTTCTAGAGGAACACAAGATTGACTACGTCGCGCACGATGACCTTCCATATAGCAGCGCTGATAGCGATGACATTTACAAGCCAATTAAGGAAACAGGGAAATTCTTGGCGACTCAGAGGACCACTGGCATTTCAACTAGTGATATAATTACTAAAATCATCAGGGACTATGATAAGTATTTGATGCGGAATTTCGCACGGGGAGCGACCCGCCACGAGTTGAACGTGTCATGGTTGAAGAAGAATGAGTTGGAGTTCAGGAAGCATGTACAAGACTTTAGGTCATATTTTAAGAAAAACCAGGAAAAATTGAATGATGCGTCAAAAGATTTGTACTTTGAAGTGCGTGAAATGCTATTGAAGAAGACTTTAGGACGGAGTCTATACTCTAAGCTAGTAGGAAGTCCTCCCAAAAGGCAGAGAACTTTAAGGGGTGGCTCACCTGCTACGGAGTTTGCTCATATATATACTGGAGAAGCGCCAGGTAATGGTCTTGTAACAACCTCTAGCGAGAGCGATGAGGAACACCTAAATAGGGCTGGTTCCATGCTTTCTCATTTAGACAGGTGGTTGCACGATACACCACATAGTACACCACAAGATACGCCACAAGATACGCCTTATGATACCGCTGATGAAAGTGATTAA